A genomic segment from Planctomycetota bacterium encodes:
- a CDS encoding aminotransferase IV: MLQTFNEKNRNLIVCVNGKLTHRDEAAINPFDSSVQNGDAVWEGLRLYDGRIFKLTEHLARLRKSATMLSYVNIPDDATIIDQLKKTLAANQMHDGVHIRLTLTRGPKYTSGLDPRVNLGTPTLIILPEHKPPVFNRDGITLITANIRRPNPDVLNQHIHSSNQLTSILAKLEANAAHADDALLLDQRGYLAETSSTHVFIVEGDTVVTPTTFACPEGITRATILELCRQHHMAHEVCDITPRRMHAADEMFVTGTMGELVPVLSVDGRAIGDGKSRAITDRLTQLFKELTRTQGVPVC, encoded by the coding sequence ATGCTTCAAACCTTCAACGAAAAAAACCGCAACCTCATCGTCTGCGTCAACGGCAAGCTCACGCACCGCGACGAAGCGGCCATCAACCCCTTCGATTCGTCCGTGCAGAACGGCGACGCGGTATGGGAAGGTCTGCGGCTCTACGACGGCCGCATCTTCAAACTCACCGAACACCTCGCCCGACTGCGCAAGTCCGCCACGATGCTCTCGTATGTCAACATCCCCGACGACGCCACGATCATCGACCAACTCAAAAAGACCCTCGCGGCGAACCAGATGCACGACGGCGTCCACATCCGCCTGACCCTCACGCGCGGCCCCAAGTACACCTCCGGTCTCGACCCGCGCGTCAACCTCGGCACGCCGACGCTCATCATCCTCCCCGAGCATAAACCTCCCGTCTTCAATCGCGACGGCATCACGCTCATCACCGCAAACATCCGTCGCCCCAATCCCGATGTGCTCAATCAGCACATTCACAGTTCCAACCAGCTCACCTCGATTCTCGCCAAGCTCGAAGCCAATGCCGCGCATGCCGACGACGCCCTGCTCCTCGATCAGCGCGGCTACCTCGCTGAGACGAGCTCGACGCATGTGTTCATCGTCGAGGGCGACACCGTGGTGACGCCGACGACTTTCGCCTGCCCCGAAGGCATCACCCGCGCGACGATCCTCGAACTGTGCAGACAGCACCACATGGCGCACGAAGTCTGCGATATCACGCCACGGCGCATGCACGCGGCGGACGAGATGTTCGTCACCGGCACGATGGGCGAACTGGTCCCCGTGCTGTCGGTTGACGGCCGGGCAATCGGTGACGGAAAATCGCGTGCAATCACGGACCGGCTCACGCAGTTGTTCAAAGAGCTGACCCGGACCCAAGGCGTCCCCGTCTGCTGA
- a CDS encoding BMC domain-containing protein, which yields MNAKTQQAVGMIELTSVGIGHLVQDAMLKAASVKLLLARTICSGKYIIIVCGDVAPVQASVTAGLDAAPDGIIDHFVIANAHPDVYAALGQSVQLNVSAGSYPSVGILETFSSASALEAADAAVKAANIKIFKIHVAMALGGKGLVMFAGSISDCRAALDAAVAVVKPKGLLVSAVTIPRPSRELFVDYI from the coding sequence ATGAACGCCAAAACACAACAGGCCGTGGGCATGATCGAACTGACGAGCGTCGGCATCGGGCATCTGGTGCAGGACGCCATGCTCAAAGCCGCCTCCGTCAAACTCCTGCTCGCCCGCACGATCTGCTCCGGCAAGTACATCATCATCGTCTGCGGCGACGTCGCGCCCGTGCAGGCCAGCGTCACCGCCGGTCTCGACGCCGCCCCCGACGGCATCATCGATCACTTCGTCATCGCCAACGCCCACCCCGATGTCTACGCCGCGCTCGGACAGAGCGTGCAGCTCAACGTCTCGGCCGGCAGCTATCCGTCCGTGGGCATTCTCGAAACGTTCAGCTCCGCCAGCGCGCTCGAAGCCGCCGACGCCGCCGTCAAAGCGGCCAACATCAAAATCTTCAAGATTCATGTCGCCATGGCCTTGGGCGGCAAAGGCCTGGTGATGTTCGCCGGGTCGATCTCCGATTGCCGCGCCGCCCTCGACGCCGCCGTCGCCGTCGTCAAACCCAAGGGCCTGCTCGTCTCGGCCGTGACCATTCCCCGCCCGAGCCGCGAGCTGTTCGTCGATTACATCTGA